DNA from Pajaroellobacter abortibovis:
ATTTGCTCGACGCAGCGATTGTCAGTTTTGATGGCCTTGACATGAAATTGCATGTTGCAGTTTCACGATGGTGTCGAAGCAAGCTGGATCAGAGCTCGCGCGCGCAGCGAGCTGGTCGAGAAGCGGAAGCCTACTTCAATAGCGAACAAGTTATTGCCCCAGCTCGTTTTATTTCTGTCTTTGTCCCTTGGTTTTGAGGAATATAAACTGTTCGTGTAGTGGAGGCGTTGGAGATCGAGTCCATACAGAGGATTTTTACAAACATCAACAAGACTAAGCACTTGGCCTCTAAACGGTTGAATCCTTTGGATAAAGTTCATCCCCTCGCCTTCCTTTCTGTTCCGTGTGAATAATGCAAAATCACGGCCACCCGACGGCTGCATGGGGAAGCCTCCCTAGTAACTTCTTCTACCAGGGTTGGGATACTTGGTCTCCACACCCACTTTTAGTCCATTGTGTTGTGCTAAAGTGGTGCTTCAAACGGTGGGGTGAATTTTGTAGGAAGAAAGAATCTGTAGTTGTGAGTCTACCTAGAAGATAAATGCCTCTTTTGAGTTAACCTTGATATATCCACACTTGCCTTCTGCCAACGTCTTTGCTAACAAAGTGAAGTTTAAAGGATCAAAGAAGTGTAGCAATATTCTTTCCGCTTTCTCCGTGGTGAAGTGGGGAGTCTTATACGCCTTGAGGTTCTGTAGTGGCTCGCGTAGGCGCTGGGTTATGAGAGAGACTAAAAGGTTGTGCTGGCTCAGAGGTGCGAGGGTAACCTCTGCTCGATGTGCTCGCGAAAGCGTGGGGATAGGGTGCAGTGAAAGATCCAATGCGTGATTTTCTGGGGGGGAAGGTATATTGAACTCTGCGTATTCCTCTTCCTCCCCTGGGTGAATAAAGCCTCAAACAAAAGGCCGTTCTTTCGGAACGGTACAAAACGAGGAGTACTATAAGAACGCATGACGAATACGTTGCTTGTGGACTTGGCCTTCGGGCGGCAGGGAGATGCGAAAAGAGCTAAACCATTCTTTAAATTGAGGTCTGGAGAAGAAAGTTCTGCAAGGGCATAACCCACGAAAGTATTGCGTCGAAGAGCAAGAAGAATGTGACGCTCCTGTCTGCCGCAGGTGCTCTTCGATGCGAAGTGAGTGGTTGTATTGGGCTGGAAAGATGTGGCTGTCTCTCGCAGGGAGAGGGGAGGGATGATCCGTATGGAGGGGGTGGAAAAGGAATGCTGTTGGAGCAGAGAGAGCTGAGGCTCGTGGATTTGCTATGCAAGGGAGCCATAGACGCGGGAGACCCACTTATTTTGGGGGAAGAAATGGGTGCTCAAGAAAGAGAGATAGTTCTGTTGTTCAAAATGCTTCAAGGCACTTCAACTGGTCGCGTGGCCGGCTCTTCTGCTTGGGCGGGCTCCAAGAAACCCTAGGTACCAAGTCTGATTATAGACCTGAAGACCAGAGATATATCCGATCAGCTGCTGCCTCTCCAGCCGCACGAGCCGATGAAAAATATGTTGCTCTCGAGTGCGTAGAGCTTCCTGGGTGCTGTTGATATCAGCTATCAAGGTGTGATCGTTTGGATTCATTCTTCCTCAACCAAAACCGGTTTCTCGGGAAAAAGGCCAGAGCTCCTCGAAGGCTTTCTCGTATCCTTTTTGCACAATGGGGGTGCACTCCTTCCTGGCAGCTGAATGAGGCTATCCTTGTTTCTGCAATAAGCTCTGTGGGCTATGTGTCCCCTGTGCGGTACTTTTCGGTAAGGATGAGGGAGTACCACTATGCAGGATCTTAGTGTTTCCTTTTTATTGCAGCTCGAAATGCTGCTATGGCAGCGGGTTTGCCAACTCGGTGAAAGCTCATAGCAGATCCTCGAGATCCTTTTCGTTGCAAGATCTCCTTATGACTGAGACTTCGGTTCTCAAGGTGTTGAGGAACAATGGAGAAGGTTTATCCCAGCAAGGGGGTAAATTAATCAAAGGCAACTTTCTTCGGTTTGTAAAGGGGGCGGATCCTTCTCGTTGGCTAGAACCTTATCATGACTGGATTCGGCAAGCAGTTCGTAACCATTTGCCCAAAAGAGTCCAGGTGATGCACCATCGTAAAATTGCGAGTGCACTGACTAGAAAGGGAGCCAGAGATTCCGCACGCTTACCAAGTGTGCCGATGCTTTGCGCGCAAAAAAACAAAGACGATAACGTCTGTCAAGAGGCTGTCCGAGAAGCAACAGGGGAAGATGCGATAGTGATGCGCGGTCATGCCGTGGAGTAATTCCTTCGGGGTGGGTATCTGGAGGAGGGGCTCCAGGCGCTCGAGAGGATCTTGGCTGCGGTGGGGATAAGCATGCCTAAAGCAGCGTGGCATAGAACGCTTTCTCTTTTGTGGCATCGACTGCGGCTTTCGATACAAGGAACTAATTTTACCGCCGAGATCCGGATCAAATGAGTCCGCAACTGCTGCTAAAAGTGGATGTGTGCTGGGCTGCGATTGTGGGGCTATGCATAATGTATCCGAGCCAGGTGGTCAATTATCACGCCCGATACCAGCGTATGGCTTTGGAAGCAGGGGGCCCCTCCTGTAGGGCACGGGGAATGACGATGGAAGCCATCTTTTTTCCTTTTTTGAGGAAAACCTCTCAACGCACTACAGAACTCCTCCAGGTAGCGGAAAGTACCTGGCAGAGAGACAGGCCAAGTAGGAGTGTTGGGACTCATTGAACTTGCAAAAGGAATTATTTCTTGCCAGATTAGTTACTGGAAATGAGCGCGAGAGCAAATCGAGTCAGCGGTAGGAATCCTTTGTCAGCAGAGGGGAGGGACAGCATAGAGGTTAGCGACTGCGCAGGCGTTTCGACTGGTCACTCTATCTTGTGGAGCTTGGCGAGTTATCCTCTGAAGTTCACATGTTTCTGCAGGAAGCCGAAAGATGTGGAGACTTGTATGCTGTGGTGAACCTGCATCTCAATCATACGAATGCAGCATGGCTGTATGCTGATCGACCGGAGGAGGCTGGACGAGAAGCCACCATAGGCGTAGATGTAGAGAAGTTGCCTTCCCGAGACCATATGGCCCAGCACTACTACTTCTTGCTCGCGATAACCCAGGTGGATCTGTAGGAGGGCAAGGGGATTACGGCCCTCGAGCGGGTGAATGGAGATTGGCCTACCTTAGCGAGCACTTCGTTGTTTGGTGCCCATCAGGCGTTGCGCATCGAGGCTACGCATCTGAAGCTCCGTGCGACGCTAGCTGCAGCTCTTGTGGATGGAGGAGCGCCTAGCAAAGCTACTCGAGGATGCTGAAGCCCTGGCGAGCGTACTCGAACAAAAGTGGATAGGGTGGGCTAGTATGCCAGGCTACCCTCAGCCGAGCTGCTATTTACACGCGAAAGGAGGAGAGGTGGCAGGCCATCAAGGCATTTGGTCATGCAAGCCAATCCTTGTCCTTGGACATGAGTGGTTATACGTTGGCTGCCCGTCGACATCAGGCGCAGATGTTGGGAGAAGCTCCAGTGGGCCTCTCCTCGAACTTGGAGAACGAATGGTTTTTTTACGCAATAACGAATTGTTCATCCCTTGAGAGTGGTAGCCATGCTCGCTCCCGGATTGGGAGATGAGCGGCAGTAAAACCCCACCTTTCTACTAGTGGCCCATAGCGTTCTTCCCATGAAGTCTTTCTTGTTCTTTCGACAAGTCTTGTACGATCAAGCAGATGGAAGTGCCGCTCTTTTTATACTGCTGACAGTAGCCGTCACGGTTTTGGGAGCGATCGTAGAATTTACCTACCGGACTCGTCTGCTACCTGCTCCACGCTCTGCGATGTGTGAAGGGGGAGAGTGTCCTAATGGTGAGAGCTGTTTACTTGAGAGTTTGGTCGATCTGCACGCTAGGAGGGTTCTTCACGAGCACAGTCAATGAGGAGAGGACCTCTTGACCTTGTGGACAACGGACCTTATCGCGCCTTGCGCCGTCCCTCCTATCTGGCGATGCTGCTTGCTCTTGAAGCTGTGTGTTTGCTATTGAACTCCACTTTCTGCACCTTGTTATCGATTCTGCTTGTGCTTCTGTCCTATCTTTGTCGCGTCCAACGAGAACAGCGGGTGTTCGAGGCCGAACTGGGTAGCAAGTATGGTGCTTATCGCCAACAAACGTGGAAGTTACTCCCTTTTCTTTTTTGACGGTCTTTGAGTCATCAGCTTGGGATACGCACTGAGTGTGTTTTCATTTGAACGGAAGGAAGGCATGGGTCTGCTTCCTTTCGCACTGAGTCCGAAAGAAAGAAGATGAATGTTTCTGTCATTTCCAATCAGCAGGGGTGCCCTTTTAGGAAAGTTATCGTTTAGAACAAGGAATGAGGGGGAAGTGTTGTCGAGTTACGATTGCCTTCTATTTTTCCCAACATAGCAGATTACGTTAACTAGCCAATGTGCCAAGAAGAGAGCGTTCCGCGTCATATGGATACGTGTGGTCAAAGGCACCTCATAAAAAAATGGGACCTACCTCGGAAAATCATCAAATCATCGCTTGAGCAGGGGAGAAGCGAAGTGCTTATTGTGGAGTGCATACGAACGAGCTGGCTTACGCCGGATCGGTTGGCGTGCATTCCGACATACGTTTGTCTCTTATTTGACTATGCTTGGCGCTCCCATGAAAAACTATCTGTGGAGAATTCTTAGGACAGGACACTTTACGACAGAGATGACGATGCGGCATGCATAGCTGGGCTTTAATACACGTCGTGCTACCGTGTGTTTGCTGGATGGAGGGGGTCCAAAATTACGGCTACCTTATATAGGAGGAAGTGCAATTGTATGTAATAAGAAAAAAGTAGTGGAGGCGCTGGGAATCGAACCCAGGTCCGAAAGCAATGCATCTTATGCTTCTACGTACGTAGCTGACATACTTATTTAACTCAGAATCAGCCTGTCAGCAGGCTTTTTCGTGAGCGAGTAACCTGTTTGATTTCGCCGTACATGCGGTTACCCCGTTTGGGCTAGTCAGCTCGATACATCTTTCAGTCAGTGCTGACATACTGCTGGAAGACGGCTTTTACTTAACCTTAGGCGGCTAGCGCAAAAGCACTTGTTTCAGCGAATGCATATTCGCTGCTTGCGTTATCGTTCGCAGTTATGGTTTCCGCGGGTTTTTACGTGGTCCTGCGGGCCACGGTACGCAGCTATAAAACTATTACCTCCGTCGAATCCAAATCGCCCCCTTTCCATCAACATAATGTATGCGGTTGATCATCTTTGTCAATAACAGAGGACATCTTTGTTGTTTTTGTAAGGTTTTGTTTGAAGCCTGCTTCTCCTTTTCATTTGATCGCTTTTGCGTTAAAAAAGAAGGGATCGCGATGAATGCTTCCTATCCTCCTCTCCCTCCTAAGAAGAACGTTATTCTTGCCCTTCTGGAACTTTCCACGGTTTTTATTCACCTGGATCCACGTCGAGAAGGAGTGGCCGTCCCTCCTTGGCTTAAACGGCAGTTCAATCTGGTTTTGCAGATCGGGTTTCATATGCCTATTCCTATCCCTGACCTGAAGATTGATGAAAAGGGGGTTCACTGCACACTTAGTTTCCAGCGTTCCCCTTTTTTCTGTGTGTTGCCTTGGTCAAGCATCTATGCGTTGGTGGGGGGGGAAGGATCCCCTACAATGCTTTGGCCAGAAGATATCCCTCCTGAGGTGATTGCGCAGGCGCGTTCTTATCAAGAAGAACAACCTGCAGTAAAAGGAAAAAAAACGGATTCTTCCAAGTCCACTTTTGAAGTGATTTCTCCTCTCCCAGATGCTCAAGGTGCAGAGCGGGTATCTAGTGAGAAAGAGGCATTGGAGCAGCCCTCTTCTCCATTGCCAACAGGGCGCAAAGAGAAAAGAAAGCTCCCCCCATACTTGCGTGTTATTAAGTAAGTAAGCGTTATGTTCGGTTGGAAAAGAACCGTGGATGAGTGATCTGCTTTGGTTTAACAGCAGTCAGTCGTACCGCTCGGTATGCAATTGATGGCGCGATGCATTTAATTCAGTTCGCAGGATCTGTCTAACAGCTCCCACCATATCGGAAAGACCGCAGATATAGGCATGAGGTTCTCCTTGTTGACTAGCCATAAGTGTATGCCAGAGCTCTGGTACGTGCTCTTGGACATGTCCTGTGCGCCCTTTCCATTGGGCATGAGACCGAGAGAGTGTAAAAAATAGTTGTAAATTAGGGTGTGATGCTGCCCATTGCTCAAAATCATTTCGGTAGAGAATATCTTCTTCGTAACGACTCCCAAAGAGGAGCCAGAGGGGACTCTTGTCTCCTTGATTGAGAGCGAATTGAATCATGCTTCGAAGAGGGGTAACCCCTGTCCCATTCGCTACGAAAAGAGAAGCTGTGGTGACGGGCAAAGGGCGAGTAAAAAAACCTTGTGGGCCATTCATTCGAAGGATTTCTCCTACCTGAAGCTGATGTAGGTAGGTTGAGCCGAGACCATCCTGAACGTGAGTGACTGCGAGCTCAAAAGAAGGGGTTCCATTCGGGGCTGAAGCGATGGAGTAGGCTCGTCGTGCTTCCGGTTCGGAGATGGGCAAAAAAAGGTTGATCCACTGCCCTGGTTCAAACAGGAAAGGGAGTTCATCTATTCTTGTGAACACAAGCTCCCGCACGGAAGGGGAGAGCATGCGAGCGGAGGTAAGGCGGGCGTAAAAAGTAGGTGGAAGAGCCATGAAAGTCTTGGTATAGGAGGGGGAAGTGTTGGACCCAAATAGTGCAGATATCTGTTTCGGAATGGCTGTAGCTGCTTATAGCGCCTCTACGCTCTCTTTTTTTAAATATTTAATAAGAAACAGGCGAGATAAGCGACCTGCGGCAGTGGCTACTTTTTGTCTTGGGGTGGGGGTTGTTTTTCATTTTTTCTACTTGGGAGTTGTCTCGCTTTCATCGCATGCCTGTCCAATAGAGGGGGCTCCTGTATTGATTAGTATGATGTCTATGTTGGATTGCACCCTCTATCTCATTCTAAGGCGATTTTATCGATTAGATGGGATAGGGGCCTTTCTTACACTTCTATGCTTGGTTATCTTTCTAGCTTCAAGGTTGATTCATCCGGAGGTGTTGAAAGGGGGATGGGAGGAGGCTGCCCACACCAAGAGTTTGCTGTTGCCTATTCACGCGACCGCAAATCTTTTTGGAACGGCCTTTCTCATGTTAGCTTTTGTCGTTGCAATTGCGTACCTTATTCAGGAAAAAGGACTTAAAGAGAAGCGGTTTAAAATGATTTTTGAAAAACTCCCTCCCCTTGATTTCTTGGATCAGGCGGAGGGAGTTTTTCTATATGCAGCTTTTCCCCTTTTGACGCTCGGTATGCTCACTGGCATTGCAGATAAGAGGGTAGTTGTTTTCCATTTGGCAAACATTCTCCGCGTTGTTTTTGGTGTAATTTCCTGGCTTTTGGTCGGTGGATTTCTCAGCCTGCGCGTGATTAAAGGTTGGAGGGGGCGTCGGATAGCCTATGGAACGATCTTGGGTTTTGGATTCATTGTTATCATTTTTTGTTTTTATTTGTTGCGGCAAGAGTCCTCTCCGTGGGTGCTCAAAGGGGGTGCTGCATGATTATTTTGATGGGCCTTTCTCATCACACGGCCTCTCTTCAGGTGCGGGAGAAGCTGGTGATTGATACAGGGGCTCTGTCCCGGGTTTTATTGCAATTAAAAAGCCGGAAGGAGATAGGCGAGGCTGTCATTCTATCTACCTGCAATCGATTTGAAGTGTATGCGTATGCCCACAGAGGGATTGAGAAAGCGAAGCGTGCAATTGGAGAAGTGATAGCGGCGCTGAATGCCCTACCTCCCTGTTTATATGAGCGGGGGGGGAATGCAGCTATTCGACATCTCTTTCGGGTAGCGTGCAGTCTTGATTCAATGGTGGTCGGGGAGCCTCAGATCTTGGGTCAAGTCAAGAATGCCTATGAGATGGCAAAACAAAATAAGTTGGTTGGTCCCTTTTTAAGTCGCAGTTTCCATTCTGCTTTTCATGTTGCCAAGAGGGTGAGGGCCAGGACTGCAATTGGAACAGGCATGGTGAGTATTGGAAGTATTGCTGTGGATATCGCACGGCGTATCTTCGGGGATCTCTCCTCTCGAACAATCCTTCTCCTGGGAGCAGGCAGGATGGCTGAAGCGGTGGCAAAACGGCTTGGCAAGGGGGAGAAGTCGATCCGTGTATGCAATCGAAATAACGGACGCGCACAAGCCCTGGCCGATTCTTTTTCAGGTGTTGCAGTCCCTTGGAGTGAATTGGAAACTAACTTGACCCAGGCAGATATTGTGATTGTGAGCACAGCGAGCTGTGGTTTTGTGATTTCTTGTGAGATGGTCAAACGTGTGATGAAAAAACGGCGCGGTGCTCCCCTCTTTTTCTTGGATATCGCGATGCCACGCAATGTCGATCCTCAAGTGCATCAGCTTGAGAACGTCTTTGTTTTCAACTTGGAGGATATTCTCCATCAGGCGCGTCAGGGAGCGCAACAGCGCGGGCAGAAAGTTGTGATGGCAGAGGCGATGATCGAGGAAGAAGTGAGTCGGTTAGATGCTTGGTTTAAAGAGAGAATGATTCAGCCCACCGTTGTTGCGCTCCGTTCGAAACTGCATGAAACGATGCTTGTAGAGTTAGAGCATACGTATTCTTTACGGCTTCAACATTTAAAAGAAGAGGATAAGCAGATACTGGGTCAAATGATCGAAAGCGCGATCAATAAGTTCCTTCATCTTCCTATTGCTCGTATCAAGGAAGGGGCAAAAAATGGCAATGGGAGAGTCATGGAGGATGTATTGAGGCAGATTTTTGATATTCACTCTGGACACCCCCTCTTGCACTCTTAACTTTGGATACAGTGGCGTATGGGATGAAGATCACAAACAATTGGCAGATTTCTGCTGGGTAAGTTCTTTCCCATGAAATCACCGCTCGTTTATGTTACACGTCGCTCGCTTCTCGCTTTGATGCAGAGCAGAATGGTTATTCATCAGCTCCTTCCGCATGTGCAGGGGGGGCAAGCAGCGTTCTCTGAATTGCAGGTAACCACTACAGGAGATCGCATCCAGCATGTTCCTTTGACAGAGTGGGGGGGCAAAGCGCTTTTTGTCAAAGAGCTCGAAGAAGCGCTTCTGCAGCATCGAGCGGATTTTGCCATTCATTCTGCGAAGGATCTCCCGGCCCAATTACCTTCCGGTCTTGGGATCGCGTCGGTTTTAAAACGTGGGCCGACGCAGGATGTCCTCGTTGCACCTAGCTTCTCTTCGCTCGATCAGTTGCCTCGAGGGGCTCGTGTGGGGACTTCCAGTCTTCGCCGTGCGTTTTCTCTCCGCGCCCTGCGCGGTGATCTGGATATTCTGCCGATGCGGGGGAATCTAGAAACGCGTTTCCGAAAGGTGGTATCCGGGCAGTATGAGGCTATGGTATTAGCCCAAGCGGGGGTTCTCAGACTCGGATGGGGTGCCCGCATCACTCAGGTTTTTACTCCTGAGCAGATGTTGCCTGCGGTGGGGCAGGGGGTTCTGGCCGTTGAATGCCGAGAGGAGGACCAGGAGGTCAAAGCGCTGTTTTCCCTCATTCATGACGAAGAGACTGCGATTTGCCTTTTTGCAGAGCGTGCTGTCATGCATGCGCTTGGGGGGGGGTGCAAAGAGCCTCTAGCCGCTTATGCCCATCCTTTCATCGAAGGGGGGATTCAGCGGTTATCTCTTCGAGCGTGGGTGGCGCATGTGGATGGTTCTCACTACCGCAGTGGAGAAGAGCAAATGCTCTGGCCATGTGATGAGAAGGTCGCTTGGGAAGTTGGCTTATGCTTGGGTAGAAGGCTTTCAATGAATTCATGAAGAGGGGTGGTTTCACAAAGAATGTGTGGGGATACCAAGCATCTCAAATGCTTATCCTCAT
Protein-coding regions in this window:
- the hemC gene encoding hydroxymethylbilane synthase, producing the protein MKSPLVYVTRRSLLALMQSRMVIHQLLPHVQGGQAAFSELQVTTTGDRIQHVPLTEWGGKALFVKELEEALLQHRADFAIHSAKDLPAQLPSGLGIASVLKRGPTQDVLVAPSFSSLDQLPRGARVGTSSLRRAFSLRALRGDLDILPMRGNLETRFRKVVSGQYEAMVLAQAGVLRLGWGARITQVFTPEQMLPAVGQGVLAVECREEDQEVKALFSLIHDEETAICLFAERAVMHALGGGCKEPLAAYAHPFIEGGIQRLSLRAWVAHVDGSHYRSGEEQMLWPCDEKVAWEVGLCLGRRLSMNS
- a CDS encoding cytochrome C assembly family protein; its protein translation is MDPNSADICFGMAVAAYSASTLSFFKYLIRNRRDKRPAAVATFCLGVGVVFHFFYLGVVSLSSHACPIEGAPVLISMMSMLDCTLYLILRRFYRLDGIGAFLTLLCLVIFLASRLIHPEVLKGGWEEAAHTKSLLLPIHATANLFGTAFLMLAFVVAIAYLIQEKGLKEKRFKMIFEKLPPLDFLDQAEGVFLYAAFPLLTLGMLTGIADKRVVVFHLANILRVVFGVISWLLVGGFLSLRVIKGWRGRRIAYGTILGFGFIVIIFCFYLLRQESSPWVLKGGAA
- the hemA gene encoding glutamyl-tRNA reductase; this encodes MIILMGLSHHTASLQVREKLVIDTGALSRVLLQLKSRKEIGEAVILSTCNRFEVYAYAHRGIEKAKRAIGEVIAALNALPPCLYERGGNAAIRHLFRVACSLDSMVVGEPQILGQVKNAYEMAKQNKLVGPFLSRSFHSAFHVAKRVRARTAIGTGMVSIGSIAVDIARRIFGDLSSRTILLLGAGRMAEAVAKRLGKGEKSIRVCNRNNGRAQALADSFSGVAVPWSELETNLTQADIVIVSTASCGFVISCEMVKRVMKKRRGAPLFFLDIAMPRNVDPQVHQLENVFVFNLEDILHQARQGAQQRGQKVVMAEAMIEEEVSRLDAWFKERMIQPTVVALRSKLHETMLVELEHTYSLRLQHLKEEDKQILGQMIESAINKFLHLPIARIKEGAKNGNGRVMEDVLRQIFDIHSGHPLLHS
- a CDS encoding ClpXP protease specificity-enhancing factor SspB, whose product is MNASYPPLPPKKNVILALLELSTVFIHLDPRREGVAVPPWLKRQFNLVLQIGFHMPIPIPDLKIDEKGVHCTLSFQRSPFFCVLPWSSIYALVGGEGSPTMLWPEDIPPEVIAQARSYQEEQPAVKGKKTDSSKSTFEVISPLPDAQGAERVSSEKEALEQPSSPLPTGRKEKRKLPPYLRVIK
- a CDS encoding isoprenylcysteine carboxylmethyltransferase family protein, coding for MDNGPYRALRRPSYLAMLLALEAVCLLLNSTFCTLLSILLVLLSYLCRVQREQRVFEAELGSKYGAYRQQTWKLLPFLF
- a CDS encoding ferredoxin--NADP reductase, which encodes MALPPTFYARLTSARMLSPSVRELVFTRIDELPFLFEPGQWINLFLPISEPEARRAYSIASAPNGTPSFELAVTHVQDGLGSTYLHQLQVGEILRMNGPQGFFTRPLPVTTASLFVANGTGVTPLRSMIQFALNQGDKSPLWLLFGSRYEEDILYRNDFEQWAASHPNLQLFFTLSRSHAQWKGRTGHVQEHVPELWHTLMASQQGEPHAYICGLSDMVGAVRQILRTELNASRHQLHTERYD